One genomic region from Leptolyngbyaceae cyanobacterium JSC-12 encodes:
- a CDS encoding MutS2 family protein (IMG reference gene:2510094890~PFAM: MutS domain V; MutS domain III; Smr domain~TIGRFAM: MutS2 family protein), whose translation MIQAETLELLEWSRLCQHLSTFAATKLGAIAAQNLKIPTHRDQTLDLLAQTQEVYDLESRPSGGLNFDGIDDIGEPLERAGLGGILTGKELLSIATTLAGARTLRRTIDNYPEFTVLNNLIQDLRTYPELEQDIHHCIGDHGDVLERASLKLGNIREQLKQVRDRIYSILHSILQRKAHAIQEHVITQRSGRFVLPVKAPQKDAIPGIVHDTSMSGATLYIEPQSAVNLNNQLRQLQRQEQVEEEAIRQRLSKKVADVKPDLERLMAIVTTLDLATARARYSDWLGANPPRFPNSSSSIVLRQLRHPLLVWQEQHEQGKAVVPIDLVIQPQIRVVAITGPNTGGKTVTLKTFGIAALMAKVGLFVPAKEPAELPWFDQILADIGDEQSLQQSLSTFSGHIRRISRILEALEGQKQEQEPEVRSQEPGDSNQGGYRVLGMDSPQPPIPNPYFPSSATKLQSLIPNPQSPVPLSLVLLDEVGAGTDPSEGSALAIALLKYLADHAGLTIATTHFGELKALKYQDPRFENASVEFDDVSLSPTYRLLWGIPGRSNALAIASRLGLKDTIIEAAKTYVGGATQDVNTVIAGLEEQRRQQETRSQEAEKLLKHAERLYQEVSRKAASLQEREKALHLGQEQAVQEAIAQAKRDIAQVIRQLQQGPQTAQAAQQATEALNQISEQYLPSRQQQPKPKSGFCPQVGDRIRIPRLGQTAEVLSIPDANDEITVRFGLMKMTVSLQDVESLTGEKVAIEKKSDVRSQEIAGKNPPTPTVSASPMPAPPTAPLLRTTSNTLDLRGSRVADAEVQIDRALADLASTGGALWIIHGHGTGKLRQGVHAFLEQHALVDRFELASREDGGSGVTVAYLR comes from the coding sequence TTGATACAAGCAGAGACTCTTGAACTTTTGGAATGGTCGCGGCTGTGCCAGCATCTTTCAACATTTGCCGCCACTAAATTAGGTGCGATTGCAGCACAAAATCTGAAAATTCCTACGCATCGCGACCAAACTCTGGATCTGTTAGCACAAACTCAAGAAGTATATGACCTGGAAAGCCGACCATCTGGCGGGTTGAACTTTGATGGCATTGACGATATTGGTGAACCTCTTGAGCGTGCTGGCTTAGGTGGAATTTTGACAGGGAAAGAATTGTTGAGCATTGCGACAACGTTAGCGGGAGCCAGAACCCTACGTCGCACGATTGACAATTACCCAGAGTTCACTGTTTTGAACAACCTGATTCAAGATCTGCGAACCTATCCAGAACTGGAACAGGATATTCATCATTGCATTGGCGATCATGGCGATGTGCTGGAGCGGGCAAGCCTTAAGCTGGGAAACATTCGCGAACAACTGAAACAGGTACGCGATCGCATCTACAGCATCCTGCACAGCATCTTGCAACGAAAAGCCCATGCTATTCAAGAACATGTCATTACGCAACGATCTGGACGGTTTGTGCTCCCGGTTAAAGCCCCCCAGAAAGATGCAATTCCTGGCATTGTGCATGATACCTCCATGAGTGGAGCCACGCTGTACATAGAGCCTCAGTCTGCTGTTAACTTGAACAATCAACTGCGCCAGCTTCAGCGGCAAGAGCAAGTAGAAGAAGAAGCGATTCGACAACGACTCAGCAAAAAAGTGGCAGACGTAAAACCTGATTTAGAGCGGCTGATGGCGATCGTAACCACGCTTGATCTTGCTACCGCCCGCGCCCGCTACAGCGATTGGCTGGGAGCAAATCCGCCCCGGTTCCCTAACTCCTCTTCCTCGATTGTTCTCCGTCAACTCCGCCACCCATTACTAGTCTGGCAAGAGCAGCATGAACAGGGAAAAGCTGTTGTGCCCATTGATCTTGTGATTCAACCGCAGATTCGAGTAGTTGCTATTACTGGACCCAATACGGGTGGAAAGACTGTGACACTGAAAACCTTTGGCATAGCTGCGCTAATGGCGAAAGTGGGATTGTTTGTTCCGGCAAAAGAACCTGCGGAACTGCCCTGGTTTGATCAGATCCTGGCAGATATTGGGGATGAACAATCTTTGCAGCAGAGCCTATCCACGTTTTCAGGACACATTCGGCGGATTAGTCGGATTTTGGAGGCGCTAGAAGGGCAGAAGCAAGAGCAGGAACCGGAAGTCAGGAGTCAGGAGCCAGGAGATAGCAATCAGGGTGGGTATCGGGTATTGGGTATGGATTCACCCCAACCCCCAATTCCTAACCCCTATTTCCCATCTTCTGCGACTAAACTTCAATCCCTAATTCCCAATCCCCAATCTCCTGTCCCTCTTTCCCTGGTTTTGCTTGACGAAGTTGGTGCAGGAACTGATCCATCGGAGGGCAGTGCTCTGGCGATCGCCTTACTTAAATACCTGGCAGACCATGCTGGTTTGACGATTGCGACGACTCATTTCGGTGAGTTGAAGGCGTTGAAATACCAGGATCCGCGGTTTGAGAATGCCTCGGTAGAGTTTGATGATGTGTCCCTCTCCCCAACTTATCGGCTGTTATGGGGGATTCCGGGACGCTCCAATGCGCTGGCGATCGCGAGTCGTTTAGGGTTGAAAGATACCATTATTGAGGCAGCAAAAACCTATGTAGGGGGTGCAACACAAGATGTAAATACTGTGATTGCTGGGTTAGAAGAGCAACGTCGTCAGCAGGAGACAAGATCTCAAGAGGCAGAAAAACTGTTGAAACATGCAGAACGGCTCTATCAGGAAGTGTCTCGCAAGGCAGCATCCCTGCAAGAACGAGAAAAGGCATTGCATCTAGGACAAGAGCAGGCTGTGCAGGAGGCGATCGCTCAGGCAAAGCGAGACATTGCCCAGGTAATTCGTCAGTTGCAGCAGGGACCACAGACAGCGCAGGCAGCGCAACAAGCAACAGAGGCACTCAATCAGATCAGCGAGCAATATCTGCCCTCACGGCAGCAACAACCCAAACCCAAATCTGGTTTTTGTCCACAGGTTGGCGATCGCATTCGCATTCCGCGCCTAGGGCAAACAGCAGAAGTACTCTCCATTCCAGATGCGAATGACGAAATTACGGTTCGCTTTGGCTTAATGAAGATGACGGTTTCATTGCAAGATGTGGAATCGCTAACGGGTGAAAAAGTGGCGATTGAGAAAAAGTCAGACGTTAGAAGCCAGGAGATAGCAGGAAAGAACCCGCCCACTCCGACGGTATCCGCTTCTCCTATGCCTGCGCCCCCAACAGCCCCGCTTCTTCGCACAACCAGCAATACATTGGATCTACGGGGGAGTCGGGTGGCAGATGCAGAAGTGCAAATTGATCGAGCACTAGCGGATTTGGCAAGCACTGGAGGCGCACTTTGGATTATTCATGGGCACGGCACAGGGAAGCTACGGCAAGGGGTTCACGCCTTTCTGGAACAGCACGCACTGGTTGACCGCTTCGAATTAGCATCTCGGGAAGATGGTGGTTCAGGTGTTACGGTTGCTTATTTGCGGTAA